A region of Trichocoleus sp. FACHB-46 DNA encodes the following proteins:
- a CDS encoding pentapeptide repeat-containing protein, with amino-acid sequence MDVSYLLKCYEMGSRDFAGVDLRGADLSGATLIDINLEGANLTGANLSRAFLTKANLNGVFLNWANLSFAKLSESCLVDSDLTKANLNGAFLVKADLAKAKLSAANLSNANLRNANLQRANLCGTTLQSVNLRNAHLKGANLNWANLKGARLSGAMLQGAFLNGVNLAGAFLNGVDLRGVDLSGVNLSEAKLSGADLQEANLSTANFTEAKLRGVNLIGADLSGANLNRAYLGRAELDWSNLSRADLSQADLSDASVLGVKIEGAEFSGVTLPEMTRRYLCLVASGHTAWSQKQTQETLNCEES; translated from the coding sequence ATGGACGTTAGTTACTTGCTCAAATGCTACGAAATGGGAAGCCGAGACTTCGCTGGCGTTGACCTCAGAGGAGCTGACCTAAGTGGAGCAACCTTGATTGACATCAACCTAGAAGGTGCCAATCTAACCGGGGCCAACTTAAGTCGCGCCTTTTTAACCAAAGCAAATCTCAATGGTGTCTTTCTTAATTGGGCCAATTTAAGCTTTGCCAAACTGAGTGAAAGTTGTTTAGTCGATTCCGACTTAACAAAGGCGAATTTGAACGGAGCTTTCCTCGTCAAAGCCGATTTAGCAAAAGCCAAACTCAGCGCGGCTAATCTGAGCAATGCCAATCTGCGGAACGCCAACTTACAACGAGCTAATCTCTGCGGCACCACCCTACAAAGTGTGAATCTACGGAATGCTCACCTTAAAGGAGCCAACCTCAATTGGGCCAATCTCAAAGGAGCGAGATTGAGTGGGGCTATGCTGCAAGGGGCTTTCCTCAACGGGGTGAACTTGGCAGGAGCTTTCCTCAACGGCGTTGATCTCAGGGGCGTAGACCTCAGTGGGGTGAACCTGAGTGAGGCCAAGTTGAGTGGAGCTGATTTGCAGGAGGCCAATTTGTCCACCGCAAATTTTACTGAAGCCAAGCTTCGGGGCGTTAATTTAATCGGAGCCGACTTGAGTGGAGCGAATCTCAACCGAGCCTACCTCGGTCGGGCCGAATTAGATTGGAGCAATCTGAGCCGAGCAGATCTAAGCCAAGCTGATTTGAGCGATGCCAGCGTTCTAGGCGTCAAGATTGAAGGGGCAGAATTTAGTGGTGTCACCCTGCCCGAAATGACGCGCCGTTACCTCTGCTTGGTGGCAAGTGGGCATACCGCTTGGAGTCAAAAACAAACTCAAGAAACTTTGAACTGTGAGGAAAGTTAG
- a CDS encoding translocation/assembly module TamB: MTQSSPPGNEPTPPSRRLWLLLLSRTSAVVGVVLLASITGGAWWAWNFVRNDLAPLIEKNLSQTLSRPVELGEVERFDLNSIRFGASAVPATPTDPDRLAVAAVEVEFNPLQLLFTRTLKPSITLVKSTIYVEQAKSGEWISTRVKAQEQAGLIKTDLDVIRFRDAGIVLIPYPDPRSKRVAIAFNQVNGAANFFDQNQRIAFEVSGKPLRGGNLRLKGESQLKSQQTNLQIRAQDLLASDVSRIIDLPLDFQGGRVDGTLAVRSHPDEPVKLEGRAELKTVTAQVRQVPQPFRQAKGFVRFQGQLIGLENISTFYGKLPIQVAGVLNTQSNYDLRGRLAPVSVANLLDTLKVEELPFATAGEVRGAFLLRGPIAKPVLAGTVVTTKTARIDKVDFSRISTNFALVTAESKVIFDQIKATPEVGGTVTGSGGIKFGEAGGLVLDFAGQNLPGDAIAQTYGTELPTSIGLVSGRAQIYGPLGGNLQTVVQAQAPNAAGGIVSARARLAEGRWQALVKAQQIQLSRFEQVPAQFRGQLSGEIALAGTTDNPQTNAVQAAGKAFLNVVGGTVALNNISLNQGRWQALADLSQIQLKRLSPDLRGQLSGALQLAGTTEAFDLSAIQAAGRVRLSEGLAIVQQPLTASVRWTGQNLLVQEATAPNLSANGIVAVRTEGKNAPEVTNLNLNVQARDYALNALPFAVPSTFQLAGRADFTGRLTGTPTAPNVAGNLRLNQFALNGVPFEPVLAGNLKVVTGQGLNLAVAGDRDRIDLALDPNNQPRAFLIQRDEAIAQGKAQGDQLLVNVQSFPLAALNLAPGAQFGLGNVAGLLSGNFDVNLKQSSVVGEVAIARPAIGTIAGDEFRGRFRYANGIAALTGGELRIGQSQYLLAGNFLQTAAGPQFKGQVDVAQGSLQDILATLQWFELQDITRGLGAPTYARAADVQTVAVGVPETPLQTQLRRFSEIETLLSQQVARREAASPLPDLADLEGNFTGGIRFAGSPETGISLNFDIQGQDWQWDEYTADQVVLNGSFENGVLTLLPLRFQSADTLVAFSGQIGGKTQSGQLQIENLSLETLDRFVTLPVDISGKLNATATLAGSLVNPQAVGELSLVDGTLNDTAVQTARGSFNYNNARLNFGSTVIVNGPEPLTVAGSFPAALPFSAPPTSNEISLDVDVKNEGLALLNVLTPQAAWVDGQGQVNLQVRGTLEQPIANGIATFQDATFEAQALPERLTNVNGTIRFDRDRILVEGIQGQFSQGQVNAQGILPIFTSFRPGNPDAATPLTVNLDKISLNLKGLYRGGVEGQVMVTGTALEPRIGGEIKLANGQVQLPDTSSAPATATNASTSDSQSGATATTPRFNDLRLTLGDGLQIVRQPILNFLAVGDITLNGTLDNLRPNGTIRLRTGQVNLFTTRFTLARGYPQTAVFTPERGLDPILDIQLITSVPEVTRSRTVSTLSPSEVEDVPATSLGALQTVRIEATATGPASQLFDNLELKSSPSRSRNEIVGLLGGGFINTLGRGDSTLGLANLAGSALLTNIQGAIGNALGLSEFRLFPTIVTSEESRSSTLGLAAEASVDITQNVSASVLRVLTADQPTQFGLRYRLNEEFLLRGSTDLSGDSRAVLEYETRF; this comes from the coding sequence ATGACCCAGTCTTCTCCTCCGGGTAACGAACCCACCCCTCCTAGCCGACGCCTGTGGCTGCTCCTGTTGAGCCGTACCAGCGCTGTTGTTGGAGTTGTTTTGCTTGCTAGCATCACTGGCGGTGCTTGGTGGGCCTGGAATTTTGTGCGTAACGACCTCGCCCCACTGATTGAGAAGAACCTCAGTCAAACTTTAAGCCGCCCGGTAGAGCTAGGAGAGGTGGAGCGATTTGATCTCAATAGCATTCGCTTTGGGGCTTCTGCGGTGCCTGCGACACCCACCGATCCCGATCGCCTTGCTGTGGCTGCGGTAGAGGTCGAGTTTAATCCGTTGCAGCTATTGTTCACTCGGACGCTGAAGCCCAGCATTACTTTAGTCAAGTCCACCATTTATGTAGAGCAAGCCAAGAGCGGTGAATGGATTTCCACGCGAGTTAAAGCTCAAGAACAGGCGGGGCTGATCAAAACGGACCTAGATGTGATTCGCTTTCGCGATGCGGGCATTGTTCTGATTCCCTATCCTGATCCTCGGAGCAAACGAGTGGCGATCGCGTTTAATCAAGTCAATGGTGCGGCCAACTTTTTTGACCAAAACCAACGAATTGCCTTTGAGGTCAGTGGCAAACCTTTGCGCGGAGGCAATCTGCGGCTGAAGGGCGAATCCCAACTAAAAAGCCAGCAGACAAACTTACAAATTCGAGCCCAAGATCTCCTAGCGTCGGATGTAAGTCGGATTATTGACCTGCCCCTTGATTTTCAGGGGGGGCGCGTGGATGGCACGCTGGCTGTGCGGTCTCACCCGGATGAACCTGTGAAGCTAGAGGGGCGAGCGGAACTAAAAACTGTTACGGCGCAAGTGAGGCAAGTCCCACAACCTTTCCGACAGGCCAAAGGCTTTGTGCGCTTCCAAGGGCAGCTAATTGGGCTGGAAAACATCAGCACGTTTTATGGCAAATTGCCGATCCAAGTGGCAGGAGTGCTCAACACCCAGTCCAACTACGATTTGCGGGGACGCTTAGCCCCAGTCAGTGTGGCTAATTTGCTCGACACCCTCAAGGTTGAAGAGTTACCCTTTGCCACCGCAGGAGAAGTACGGGGAGCCTTTTTACTGCGGGGGCCGATCGCCAAGCCTGTCCTGGCAGGCACCGTTGTCACCACCAAAACCGCTCGGATCGATAAAGTTGATTTCAGCCGCATCAGCACTAACTTTGCCCTGGTCACAGCAGAGTCTAAAGTTATTTTCGATCAAATTAAGGCAACCCCAGAGGTGGGCGGTACGGTCACAGGTAGCGGTGGCATCAAATTTGGCGAGGCAGGCGGTCTCGTTTTAGATTTCGCGGGCCAAAACTTGCCAGGAGACGCGATCGCTCAAACCTACGGCACTGAATTGCCCACCAGCATTGGCTTAGTCAGTGGTAGAGCCCAAATTTATGGGCCTTTGGGTGGCAATTTGCAAACTGTGGTACAGGCGCAGGCCCCCAATGCCGCAGGTGGCATCGTCAGCGCCAGAGCCCGGTTAGCCGAAGGTCGCTGGCAAGCCCTGGTCAAGGCGCAGCAAATTCAACTCAGTCGGTTTGAGCAAGTCCCCGCCCAGTTTCGCGGCCAACTCAGTGGCGAAATTGCCTTGGCAGGCACCACTGATAATCCACAGACGAATGCGGTTCAAGCAGCAGGTAAAGCTTTCCTGAATGTGGTGGGGGGCACTGTTGCCCTGAACAACATCAGTTTGAACCAAGGCCGCTGGCAAGCGTTGGCAGATTTATCCCAAATTCAACTGAAACGCCTTTCACCGGACTTACGCGGACAGTTGAGTGGTGCTTTACAGTTGGCAGGTACGACTGAAGCCTTTGACCTCAGTGCAATTCAAGCAGCGGGTCGGGTGCGGCTCTCGGAAGGGTTGGCGATCGTGCAGCAACCCCTGACTGCCTCGGTGCGTTGGACAGGACAAAACTTACTGGTGCAAGAAGCGACCGCTCCTAACTTGAGTGCCAATGGCATCGTCGCCGTGCGGACCGAAGGCAAGAATGCGCCAGAAGTTACCAACCTCAACTTAAATGTGCAAGCCCGTGACTACGCCCTCAACGCTCTCCCCTTTGCGGTGCCTAGCACTTTTCAACTGGCAGGCCGAGCCGATTTTACGGGTCGCTTAACGGGCACGCCCACGGCTCCCAACGTCGCAGGCAATTTGCGGCTGAATCAATTTGCCCTGAATGGCGTTCCTTTTGAACCCGTTCTGGCAGGCAACCTCAAGGTAGTCACTGGACAGGGGTTAAATCTGGCGGTGGCAGGCGATCGCGATCGCATTGACTTGGCCCTCGACCCTAACAATCAACCCAGAGCTTTCTTAATCCAGCGAGATGAGGCGATCGCTCAGGGTAAGGCCCAAGGCGATCAATTGTTGGTGAATGTCCAGAGCTTCCCACTGGCCGCGTTGAATCTGGCTCCCGGAGCCCAGTTCGGTTTAGGGAATGTGGCTGGACTGCTCAGCGGCAACTTCGATGTGAACTTGAAGCAATCCTCCGTGGTAGGTGAAGTCGCGATCGCCCGACCCGCGATCGGCACCATTGCGGGCGATGAGTTCCGGGGCCGCTTCCGCTACGCCAATGGCATCGCTGCCTTGACAGGTGGCGAACTCCGCATCGGCCAGAGCCAGTACCTCTTAGCAGGTAACTTCCTGCAAACGGCAGCAGGGCCGCAATTTAAGGGGCAGGTAGATGTTGCGCAGGGGTCGCTGCAAGATATATTGGCGACGCTGCAATGGTTTGAGCTGCAAGACATCACCCGTGGTTTAGGAGCACCAACCTATGCTAGGGCAGCCGATGTGCAAACCGTGGCCGTGGGCGTACCGGAAACACCTCTACAAACCCAACTCCGCCGTTTCTCCGAAATCGAGACATTATTGAGTCAGCAAGTAGCTCGCCGTGAGGCTGCATCTCCTCTGCCTGATTTAGCAGATCTTGAAGGCAACTTCACGGGTGGCATTCGTTTCGCGGGCTCGCCAGAAACTGGAATATCGCTCAATTTTGATATTCAAGGGCAAGACTGGCAGTGGGACGAGTACACCGCTGACCAAGTCGTGCTGAACGGCAGCTTTGAGAACGGCGTTCTGACTTTGTTACCATTGCGCTTCCAATCCGCCGATACCTTAGTTGCGTTCTCCGGGCAAATCGGCGGCAAAACTCAGTCAGGCCAATTGCAAATCGAGAACTTATCCTTAGAAACGCTCGATCGCTTTGTCACTTTACCCGTTGATATCAGCGGTAAGTTGAATGCTACAGCCACATTGGCCGGCAGCTTGGTCAATCCGCAAGCCGTGGGAGAACTCAGCTTAGTCGATGGCACGCTGAACGATACGGCAGTGCAAACCGCTAGAGGCAGTTTTAACTACAACAATGCTCGCCTGAACTTTGGCAGTACTGTAATTGTCAATGGCCCAGAACCGTTAACCGTGGCTGGCAGTTTTCCGGCGGCACTTCCTTTCAGTGCGCCCCCCACCAGCAACGAAATTAGTTTAGATGTGGATGTTAAAAATGAGGGTTTGGCGCTCTTAAATGTGCTCACGCCTCAGGCCGCTTGGGTGGATGGTCAAGGCCAAGTCAACCTTCAAGTCCGAGGGACTTTAGAGCAGCCGATCGCCAATGGTATCGCTACTTTCCAAGATGCCACTTTTGAGGCTCAAGCCCTGCCCGAACGCTTGACCAATGTCAATGGCACCATTCGCTTTGATCGCGATCGCATCCTCGTAGAAGGTATCCAAGGCCAATTTAGCCAGGGACAAGTCAACGCTCAAGGCATTCTGCCGATCTTTACCAGCTTCCGCCCAGGCAACCCAGATGCTGCCACTCCCCTGACGGTTAACCTCGACAAAATTTCGCTCAACCTCAAAGGGCTATACCGGGGCGGCGTAGAAGGACAAGTAATGGTGACTGGCACCGCTCTAGAACCAAGAATTGGCGGTGAAATCAAACTTGCGAATGGCCAAGTTCAACTGCCTGACACTAGTAGCGCTCCTGCAACGGCGACGAATGCCAGCACCAGCGATAGCCAATCCGGTGCTACGGCTACTACGCCTCGATTCAACGATTTGCGACTCACGCTAGGGGATGGCCTGCAAATTGTCCGTCAACCGATTTTAAACTTCCTTGCTGTCGGCGATATTACCCTCAATGGCACCTTAGACAACCTGCGGCCTAATGGCACCATTCGCCTCCGTACAGGCCAAGTCAATCTATTCACCACTCGCTTCACCTTGGCGCGGGGTTATCCTCAAACGGCAGTATTTACTCCCGAACGGGGCTTAGACCCAATTTTAGATATCCAGTTGATTACCTCTGTGCCCGAAGTCACCCGCAGCCGCACAGTTTCTACCTTGTCTCCCTCGGAAGTAGAAGATGTGCCAGCTACGAGTTTGGGGGCCCTGCAAACAGTGCGCATCGAAGCTACAGCGACGGGGCCTGCAAGTCAACTGTTCGACAACTTAGAACTGAAGAGTAGTCCCTCCCGGAGCCGCAATGAAATCGTTGGGCTATTGGGGGGTGGCTTCATCAATACACTCGGACGCGGCGATAGCACTCTGGGGCTAGCTAACTTGGCAGGTTCAGCCTTACTGACCAACATTCAAGGGGCGATCGGTAATGCTTTAGGCCTGAGCGAATTTCGTCTATTCCCCACAATTGTTACTTCTGAAGAATCGCGTTCCTCAACCCTGGGCTTGGCAGCGGAGGCGAGTGTTGACATCACGCAAAACGTTTCTGCCTCTGTGCTGCGGGTGCTAACAGCAGATCAGCCAACTCAGTTTGGTTTGCGCTATCGCCTGAATGAGGAATTTCTGTTACGCGGTTCGACAGACCTTTCGGGAGACAGCCGAGCTGTGCTGGAGTATGAAACTCGTTTCTAA
- a CDS encoding DUF3110 domain-containing protein: MRVFVLLFNARTENEGIHTIQIQDPERGERNVVLMFESEDDATRFGLLLEAQDFPTPSVEVFELEEIEEFCQGADYDCNLVPEDTLAMPPESNVEETDWREEGAEPEAEAPDSEIDRIRRRLEGLL; this comes from the coding sequence ATGCGTGTGTTCGTTCTACTTTTTAATGCCCGAACTGAAAACGAAGGAATTCACACGATTCAAATTCAAGACCCGGAGCGGGGAGAACGCAATGTGGTGCTGATGTTTGAGTCGGAAGATGATGCCACTCGGTTTGGTTTGTTGTTGGAAGCTCAGGACTTCCCAACCCCATCGGTGGAAGTATTTGAACTAGAAGAAATTGAAGAATTTTGCCAAGGTGCTGACTACGACTGCAACTTGGTTCCAGAAGACACCCTGGCAATGCCTCCAGAATCCAATGTAGAAGAAACCGATTGGCGCGAAGAAGGGGCGGAACCCGAAGCAGAAGCTCCAGACTCGGAGATCGACCGCATTCGTCGTCGTTTGGAAGGACTTCTATAA
- the murQ gene encoding N-acetylmuramic acid 6-phosphate etherase — MPQDPHPASPVNGEQLPQHFPDERGYLLTEQVNPNSQNLDQLSALELVELFNREDAQTIAAIAAARQELAQAIERTAVSLRQGGRLFYIGAGTSGRLGVLDAAECPPTFCTPPELVQGIIAGGAGALVRSSEDLEDRAEDGAEAIAHRHITELDVVVGITAGGTTPYVHGALQAARQRGATTIFIACVPAEQVPVKADIDIRLIVGPEVLAGSTRLKSGTVTKLALNILSTGAMVQLGKVYGNRMIDVSVTNKKLHDRALRILQDLTDLNREEAGWLLERSGRSVKLALLMHWTGLSREEGDRLLAEHQGNLRQAVLSYQQTN; from the coding sequence ATGCCTCAAGACCCTCACCCTGCTAGCCCTGTCAATGGCGAACAGCTCCCCCAGCATTTTCCTGATGAGCGCGGCTACTTGCTGACGGAGCAAGTGAACCCCAACAGTCAGAATCTCGATCAACTCAGTGCTCTAGAGTTGGTTGAGTTATTTAACCGGGAAGACGCCCAAACCATTGCCGCGATCGCAGCAGCTCGGCAAGAACTAGCTCAGGCGATCGAACGGACGGCTGTGTCACTGCGACAAGGGGGACGGCTGTTTTACATCGGTGCAGGCACCAGTGGTCGCTTGGGAGTCTTGGATGCCGCCGAATGTCCTCCCACTTTTTGTACGCCACCTGAATTAGTCCAAGGCATTATTGCTGGGGGCGCGGGCGCATTGGTGCGGAGTTCCGAGGACTTGGAAGACCGCGCTGAAGATGGGGCAGAGGCGATCGCCCATCGTCACATCACAGAACTAGATGTGGTGGTGGGCATTACGGCTGGGGGCACCACTCCCTATGTTCACGGAGCGTTGCAAGCCGCACGGCAACGGGGAGCTACGACGATTTTTATCGCCTGCGTGCCAGCGGAGCAGGTTCCCGTCAAAGCAGACATTGATATTCGCTTGATTGTGGGGCCAGAAGTACTCGCAGGCTCTACCCGCCTCAAGTCTGGTACTGTCACCAAGCTAGCCCTCAATATCCTGTCTACTGGAGCGATGGTGCAACTGGGCAAGGTGTACGGCAACCGCATGATCGATGTTTCCGTCACCAACAAAAAGTTGCACGATCGCGCCCTGCGAATTTTGCAAGATTTAACCGATCTCAACCGCGAAGAAGCAGGTTGGCTGCTGGAGCGCAGCGGTCGCTCGGTGAAGCTAGCGCTGTTGATGCATTGGACAGGCTTATCACGAGAAGAGGGTGATCGCTTGCTAGCAGAACACCAAGGCAACTTGCGACAAGCGGTACTGAGCTATCAGCAAACAAATTAA
- a CDS encoding site-2 protease family protein translates to MITAASEASAITLMVLVTLGILGWGFYRAKSFGKLGILAWLQSVVLMLPWLLFFGLFAAGIYLNLVGILFLVVGSTALYVFLGNQLRSASQDTVLQERATAMLKARQAVNAEPANQKAEGELGSSGTESTASVGEGEGIPIPATDLQAIQGIFGIDTFFATETIPYQDGAIFKGNLRGDVEAAYSRLAGSLEERLGDRYRLFLVENQDGRPVVIVLPSRNDPKPTTLPQKLLALSLAIATVATCLETGGILLGFDFFSAPERFREVLPIGGGILAVLAAHEIGHRVLARRHQVRLSPPFFFPTSQLGSFGALTRFESIVPNRTVLFDVAFAGPAAGGLISLLMLVMGLVLSHPGSLFQVPADFFKGSILVGTLAKVVLGSALQNSLVDVHPLTVIGWLGLVVSALNLMPAGQLDGGRIVQAIYGRKTAGRTTVATLILLAIAAFANALALYWAIIILFLQRDLERPSLNELSEPNDARAGLGLLALFLMIATLLPLTPSLAGRLGIGG, encoded by the coding sequence ATGATTACTGCTGCGTCAGAAGCCTCTGCCATCACTTTAATGGTCCTAGTTACCCTAGGAATTTTGGGCTGGGGATTTTACCGAGCTAAATCTTTTGGCAAGCTAGGGATTCTGGCTTGGCTACAGTCCGTGGTATTGATGCTACCTTGGCTGCTGTTTTTCGGGCTATTCGCCGCTGGCATCTATCTCAACTTAGTCGGCATTCTGTTCCTAGTAGTTGGGTCCACTGCTCTCTATGTTTTCTTAGGCAATCAATTGCGATCGGCTAGTCAAGACACCGTGTTGCAAGAACGAGCAACTGCCATGCTGAAGGCACGGCAAGCAGTGAATGCTGAACCCGCCAACCAGAAAGCTGAGGGTGAACTTGGGTCATCCGGAACTGAATCAACTGCTTCTGTTGGGGAAGGCGAAGGCATACCCATTCCTGCCACAGATTTGCAGGCCATTCAAGGCATTTTTGGGATTGATACCTTCTTCGCTACTGAAACCATTCCTTACCAAGATGGAGCCATTTTTAAGGGCAACCTGCGAGGAGATGTAGAGGCTGCCTATAGCCGTCTGGCGGGTAGCTTGGAAGAGCGATTGGGCGATCGCTATCGCTTGTTTTTGGTAGAAAACCAAGATGGCAGGCCAGTCGTGATTGTGCTGCCGAGTCGCAACGACCCCAAGCCCACCACGCTGCCACAGAAGCTCTTGGCTTTGTCACTGGCGATCGCGACGGTGGCAACTTGCTTAGAAACAGGCGGCATTCTCTTAGGTTTCGATTTCTTCAGTGCTCCAGAACGGTTCCGAGAAGTTTTACCGATTGGGGGCGGAATTTTGGCCGTGTTGGCAGCTCACGAAATCGGTCATCGAGTTCTGGCCCGCCGTCATCAAGTGCGCCTTAGCCCACCTTTCTTCTTCCCGACCTCTCAACTGGGTTCGTTCGGAGCTTTGACTCGCTTCGAGTCGATTGTGCCCAACCGCACCGTGCTCTTTGATGTGGCGTTTGCGGGACCAGCCGCAGGAGGCTTAATTTCCTTACTGATGCTGGTAATGGGGCTAGTCTTGTCTCATCCCGGCAGTTTGTTCCAGGTGCCAGCGGACTTCTTCAAAGGTTCGATTCTGGTCGGCACCTTGGCGAAAGTGGTGTTGGGGTCTGCTTTGCAAAACTCGCTGGTCGATGTGCATCCCCTGACTGTGATTGGTTGGTTGGGCTTAGTGGTGAGCGCGTTGAACCTCATGCCTGCTGGCCAATTGGATGGTGGGCGGATCGTGCAAGCCATTTATGGCCGCAAAACGGCTGGCAGAACCACGGTAGCGACTTTAATTCTTTTGGCGATCGCGGCTTTTGCTAATGCCTTGGCCTTGTATTGGGCGATCATCATTCTGTTTTTACAGCGAGATTTAGAGCGGCCTAGTCTTAATGAACTCTCCGAACCCAACGATGCCCGCGCTGGCTTAGGATTGCTGGCTCTGTTCTTAATGATTGCCACCCTCCTGCCCCTTACCCCTAGCTTGGCAGGCCGCTTAGGAATTGGTGGCTAA
- a CDS encoding PIN domain-containing protein yields MAAPAPILVVLDLSALEVGKTREWQEFSRVGECFIPQVVFDEIRYLHDRAPEASLEQTAREFMRFYPDSGWHMTAISAPHASLKPASGESFSKKARLSLAVAQAAYGLARNHPGSLVVLVTTDQSLLQRVQGVEAPNLCGITAAALRQWCRTERQPLAVTQQLRQMETAPVVGAGKVGTVSSKTAATANASRPRSTVVRTTPTPSLSHRRSSNAPGAIAQVFSTLLMLGALVLAGSTAWYLIQPAGFNQFLQKAGLPTLPNQITPPKQ; encoded by the coding sequence ATGGCTGCACCAGCTCCGATTTTAGTGGTTTTGGATTTAAGCGCTCTGGAAGTAGGAAAAACTAGAGAGTGGCAGGAATTCTCTCGTGTAGGCGAGTGCTTTATTCCCCAGGTTGTTTTTGACGAAATCCGTTATCTCCATGACCGAGCGCCAGAGGCGAGCTTGGAGCAGACGGCTAGAGAGTTCATGCGCTTCTACCCTGATAGTGGCTGGCATATGACGGCCATCAGTGCGCCCCATGCTTCTCTCAAACCTGCGAGCGGAGAATCTTTTAGCAAAAAAGCTAGGCTATCCTTAGCTGTAGCCCAAGCCGCTTATGGGTTAGCACGCAACCATCCCGGTTCGTTGGTGGTTTTAGTGACGACCGATCAGTCTTTGTTGCAGCGGGTCCAAGGAGTAGAAGCACCTAATCTCTGTGGCATTACTGCGGCTGCTCTGCGTCAGTGGTGTCGCACCGAACGGCAACCCTTAGCTGTAACCCAGCAGTTGCGCCAAATGGAAACTGCCCCTGTGGTGGGTGCAGGCAAAGTCGGTACTGTATCTAGCAAAACTGCTGCGACTGCTAACGCTTCCAGACCTCGCTCCACAGTAGTCAGGACAACGCCGACGCCATCTCTATCGCATCGACGTTCTTCTAATGCTCCAGGCGCGATCGCCCAAGTGTTTTCTACCCTGTTGATGTTAGGAGCGTTGGTTCTCGCAGGTTCAACTGCTTGGTATCTCATCCAACCTGCAGGCTTTAATCAGTTTTTGCAGAAAGCAGGGTTGCCCACTCTGCCCAATCAAATCACTCCTCCTAAGCAATAG
- a CDS encoding alkaline phosphatase family protein: MDDSAARFIFLFLDGVGLGEAQATNPLAAIAAMPFLTQLLGGPLLARRATCQAGLLLQPIDAILGVPGLPQSATGQTSLFTGCNAPAFMGRHLSAFANGSLRTLIEAHGMFKQVLSLGGSVTHANLYSPAYFEAIAQRRRRYSVGTLLALTAGVPFRMGGGGDRQAAISWDITGEYVNQRGGNVPPLTPAAAGQRLATIGSQHHLTLFECYLPDYAGHSQDKVQIVQVLRLVDAFVESVVAHLQTGVNLVISSDHGNIEDLSHPHHTSNLVPLIVIGPQAIAFQSVQDITGITPKIVELLQVGSNTAPSLYHVL, encoded by the coding sequence ATGGATGACTCAGCAGCGCGATTTATTTTCCTATTCTTAGATGGGGTGGGATTAGGAGAAGCGCAAGCAACTAACCCTTTAGCGGCGATCGCGGCCATGCCATTTCTCACTCAGCTTCTAGGGGGGCCACTACTGGCTAGACGAGCAACTTGCCAGGCGGGACTATTATTGCAACCGATCGATGCCATCCTCGGAGTGCCAGGGCTACCCCAGAGTGCGACGGGCCAAACGTCGTTATTTACAGGCTGTAATGCTCCTGCTTTTATGGGACGTCATCTCAGTGCTTTTGCCAATGGCTCTTTGCGAACTTTGATTGAAGCCCACGGCATGTTCAAGCAGGTGCTGAGCTTGGGCGGCTCTGTTACCCATGCCAATCTCTATTCTCCCGCCTACTTTGAGGCGATCGCGCAACGGCGACGGCGTTATTCGGTGGGCACGCTTCTGGCCCTGACCGCTGGGGTGCCTTTTCGCATGGGGGGAGGAGGCGATCGCCAAGCTGCGATTTCCTGGGATATTACGGGCGAGTATGTGAATCAGCGGGGCGGCAATGTTCCACCCCTGACACCCGCTGCCGCAGGGCAAAGACTGGCCACAATTGGGAGCCAGCACCATCTCACGCTATTTGAGTGTTATCTCCCCGATTACGCAGGTCATAGTCAGGACAAAGTCCAAATCGTTCAGGTTTTGCGGTTAGTAGATGCGTTTGTTGAGAGTGTCGTGGCGCATCTCCAAACTGGAGTGAACCTGGTGATTAGCAGTGACCACGGCAATATCGAGGACTTATCCCATCCGCATCACACCTCCAATCTGGTGCCGCTGATTGTGATTGGCCCTCAAGCGATCGCGTTTCAGTCTGTGCAAGACATTACAGGCATTACACCCAAAATCGTGGAGTTGTTACAAGTTGGCAGCAATACGGCTCCAAGCTTGTACCACGTTTTGTAA